A portion of the Pithys albifrons albifrons isolate INPA30051 chromosome 1, PitAlb_v1, whole genome shotgun sequence genome contains these proteins:
- the SERTM1 gene encoding serine-rich and transmembrane domain-containing protein 1, with protein sequence MSDLDPSSGFVGNMENGTFLELYPTSLSTSVDSSPGHLSNVYVYVSIFLSLLAFLLLLLIIALQRLKNIISSSSSYPEYNSDAGSSFTNLEVCSISSQHSALSNLSS encoded by the coding sequence ATGTCAGACCTCGACCCTTCATCTGGATTCGTAGGAAACATGGAAAATGGGACTTTTCTGGAGCTGTATCCCACATCCCTTTCAACTTCAGTGGATTCATCACCTGGCCATTTATCCAATGTATACGTCTATGTTTCTATATTCCTTAGTCTCTTAGCTTTTCTCCTTTTGCTATTGATCATTGCACTTCAGAGGctgaaaaacataatttcttcCAGTTCCTCCTACCCAGAATACAATAGTGATGCTGGAAGTTCATTCACTAATTTAGAGGTTTGCAGCATTTCTTCCCAGCACTCTGCTCTCTCAAACCTTTCTTCATGA